A single genomic interval of Lewinellaceae bacterium harbors:
- a CDS encoding sugar porter family MFS transporter, whose amino-acid sequence MQTRKLWYWSITVAIAGFLFGFDTAVISGADKPIQELWHTGDLFHGFFIMSMALWGTVIGALGGGIPTDRWGRKKTLIWVGVLYLVSALGSGLAPEPYSFSFFRFIGGVGVGISSVAAPTYISEISPPAQRGRMVILFQLNIVVGILIAYLSNFLLGNLGAESWRWMLGVEAIPAAIYLFMVFGVPRSPRWLLLHGNQETEAREVLGMMGVADIDQEVKTIRASKSVRKEHAFFSSRFRKPILLAFLIAAFNQLSGINFIIYYAPRIFEEAGMGASTALLSTAGIGLANLLFTLLGMILIDRSGRKRLMLIGSIGYLISLSLVARAFFIEDFASLSVPIYLFIFIAAHAIGQGAVIWVFISEIFPNEVRAYGQSLGAGTHWVFAAIITLVMPAILNKFSGGPIFTFFAIMMFLQLLFVLFMMPETKGVSLEAMEDSI is encoded by the coding sequence ATGCAAACACGAAAACTTTGGTACTGGTCAATTACGGTGGCAATTGCCGGATTTCTTTTTGGCTTTGATACTGCTGTTATTTCCGGCGCCGATAAACCGATACAGGAATTGTGGCACACCGGGGATCTGTTCCACGGTTTTTTCATTATGTCCATGGCCCTGTGGGGCACTGTCATCGGGGCATTGGGTGGTGGTATTCCGACCGATCGCTGGGGACGGAAAAAGACACTGATCTGGGTAGGTGTTTTGTACCTGGTCTCTGCTCTGGGTTCAGGTTTGGCTCCGGAACCCTACAGTTTTTCCTTTTTCCGGTTCATCGGAGGTGTTGGCGTAGGAATCTCTTCCGTTGCCGCACCGACTTATATCTCAGAGATCTCTCCCCCGGCCCAGCGCGGCCGCATGGTCATATTATTCCAGCTAAACATTGTGGTAGGTATCCTCATCGCTTATCTGTCCAACTTTTTGCTGGGGAACCTTGGAGCCGAATCCTGGCGCTGGATGCTGGGCGTGGAAGCCATACCGGCTGCAATCTACCTGTTCATGGTATTTGGTGTTCCCCGCAGCCCCCGTTGGTTGCTTCTGCATGGCAACCAGGAAACGGAAGCGCGTGAAGTGTTGGGAATGATGGGCGTCGCGGATATCGACCAGGAAGTCAAAACCATCCGGGCATCCAAAAGCGTCCGGAAAGAACATGCCTTCTTTTCTTCCCGGTTCCGCAAACCGATATTACTGGCTTTTTTAATTGCTGCATTTAACCAATTATCCGGCATCAATTTCATCATTTATTACGCACCCAGGATCTTTGAGGAAGCGGGCATGGGAGCTAGCACGGCATTGCTTTCTACCGCAGGAATCGGACTGGCAAATCTGCTCTTTACATTGCTGGGGATGATATTGATTGACCGCTCAGGCAGAAAACGATTGATGCTCATCGGGTCCATCGGTTACCTGATATCCCTGAGTCTTGTTGCAAGGGCCTTTTTTATCGAAGATTTCGCCTCCCTGTCGGTACCTATTTATCTTTTCATTTTTATTGCAGCCCATGCCATAGGTCAGGGAGCCGTCATCTGGGTATTCATATCCGAGATCTTTCCAAATGAAGTTCGCGCCTATGGCCAAAGTCTGGGAGCCGGGACGCACTGGGTATTTGCAGCAATCATCACGCTGGTTATGCCGGCTATTTTGAATAAATTTTCCGGAGGCCCCATCTTTACTTTCTTTGCCATCATGATGTTTCTACAGTTACTATTTGTGCTATTCATGATGCCTGAGACCAAAGGCGTTTCCCTGGAAGCTATGGAGGACTCCATATAA
- a CDS encoding MFS transporter: protein MEKTWSHLAAVATIITAGINIITVLPFMVGAANDYLGFTKIQLGWFAAADTSGVMLSGISTYYLGKRMSLRKLILGGLGVQILLHLISLLLAQPIALIGVRFLAGWFGGLAYTAALSYFARLKRPELGFTSYIIVYSIISGLLLMIYPYILGISYYFGFGILFLFSVIAYFLAMRAFPASSEPAYKPDRQVLTGGKVGWVLIAFLFFQCSNSTIFSFSERLGHENGLSPAFLGFSIGLSIFVGLISGFLVLLLARFLSYAHQIFLGLSLMFCSLAILHLWPGVPLFYLAGITLLGFGFTIVLPNLFSVLASKDPSGSKVALGTITNWLGQAAGPALSAWYIAGGNFSEIVIPGGIFLIFSMLSMFINAFTAK, encoded by the coding sequence ATGGAAAAAACGTGGAGTCACCTGGCGGCAGTAGCCACCATTATTACGGCGGGCATTAACATCATTACTGTCCTTCCTTTCATGGTGGGAGCTGCAAACGACTATCTCGGATTTACCAAAATCCAATTGGGTTGGTTCGCCGCGGCAGATACATCCGGGGTGATGCTCAGTGGTATTTCGACGTATTACCTGGGCAAAAGAATGTCTCTGAGAAAACTTATTCTGGGCGGCTTGGGTGTCCAGATTTTGCTGCATCTGATCAGCCTGTTGCTGGCCCAGCCAATCGCTCTGATCGGTGTCCGTTTTTTGGCCGGGTGGTTTGGAGGATTGGCTTACACTGCAGCGTTAAGTTATTTTGCCCGTCTGAAGCGGCCGGAATTAGGATTTACCAGCTACATCATTGTTTACAGCATCATCAGTGGGCTATTGCTGATGATTTATCCATACATCCTGGGGATAAGCTATTATTTTGGTTTCGGGATTTTATTCCTGTTCAGCGTCATTGCTTACTTCCTGGCCATGCGCGCCTTTCCGGCATCTTCTGAACCGGCTTATAAGCCGGATCGCCAGGTACTGACCGGTGGAAAAGTGGGCTGGGTCCTGATCGCCTTTCTTTTCTTTCAATGCAGTAATTCCACCATCTTTAGTTTTAGTGAACGGCTGGGACATGAAAACGGGCTCTCGCCCGCCTTTTTAGGCTTTTCCATCGGGTTAAGCATCTTTGTCGGTTTGATTTCCGGTTTCCTGGTTCTGCTTCTTGCCCGGTTTTTATCGTACGCCCATCAGATCTTCCTGGGTCTGTCGCTCATGTTCTGCTCCCTTGCCATCCTGCATTTATGGCCGGGAGTCCCATTGTTCTATCTTGCTGGAATAACCTTGCTCGGATTTGGGTTTACCATTGTGCTTCCAAATTTGTTCAGCGTTCTGGCCAGCAAGGATCCTTCAGGCAGTAAAGTGGCACTTGGTACCATAACCAATTGGCTTGGCCAGGCAGCCGGACCGGCACTCTCAGCATGGTATATAGCCGGGGGTAATTTTAGTGAGATTGTGATCCCGGGAGGCATTTTTTTAATCTTTTCAATGTTATCCATGTTTATTAATGCGTTCACAGCTAAATGA
- a CDS encoding beta-mannosidase — MKFSVTLRWASYLLACYIPVLCIGQPRSEQTRHLFDNLQSLAKTNVLFGHQDDLAYGVHWKKERHRSDIKDVCGDYPAVFGWEIGHIGQSEYSLDTVWFKDMRKWIREAYHLGGVNTISWHLNNPCTGGSAWDNTACIHDILPGGPKHQVYLDQLRAVGDFIGSLRTGLLSKKRIPVIFRPFHEHSGGWFWWGKGHTTAEDYIALYRFTVDYLRKERGLDNVLICYSPDVVPDTTAYLEFYPGDEYVDLMGLDDYHDVGQRDHAGDLTKRLHFLVELAESRGKIPVLSETGLNGIPDPEWWTGVLWSAIAGDPVASRIAYLMVWRNARTNHHYGPYRGHASAADFVKFVQDPRVLTVSELPDLYH, encoded by the coding sequence ATGAAATTTTCAGTCACTTTACGCTGGGCAAGTTATCTTCTGGCATGCTATATACCGGTCCTTTGTATCGGACAGCCACGCAGTGAGCAGACCCGGCATTTATTCGACAACCTGCAGTCATTGGCAAAAACCAATGTTCTTTTTGGCCACCAGGATGATCTGGCTTACGGTGTCCATTGGAAGAAGGAGCGACACCGGTCGGACATCAAAGATGTCTGTGGCGATTACCCGGCGGTTTTTGGCTGGGAGATCGGACACATCGGCCAAAGTGAATACAGCCTGGACACCGTTTGGTTTAAGGATATGCGTAAATGGATCCGGGAAGCCTATCACCTTGGCGGCGTCAACACCATCTCATGGCACCTGAACAACCCATGCACCGGTGGTAGCGCCTGGGACAATACCGCATGCATCCATGACATCCTGCCGGGCGGACCTAAGCATCAGGTTTATCTTGACCAGCTGAGAGCAGTCGGTGATTTTATTGGTTCCCTGCGAACCGGGCTTTTGTCCAAAAAGCGGATCCCGGTTATTTTCCGGCCATTCCATGAACACAGTGGAGGCTGGTTCTGGTGGGGCAAGGGGCACACAACAGCAGAAGATTACATTGCCCTTTACCGGTTTACCGTGGATTATTTACGCAAAGAACGGGGGCTGGATAATGTATTGATCTGCTATTCCCCGGATGTGGTTCCGGACACCACCGCCTATCTTGAATTTTATCCCGGTGACGAATACGTGGACCTCATGGGCCTGGATGACTACCACGATGTGGGCCAAAGGGACCATGCCGGTGACCTGACCAAACGTCTGCATTTTCTGGTGGAATTGGCCGAGTCGCGGGGTAAGATCCCCGTGCTGAGTGAAACCGGCCTCAATGGCATTCCCGACCCGGAGTGGTGGACCGGCGTCCTTTGGTCAGCTATAGCCGGAGACCCTGTCGCGAGCCGTATCGCCTATCTGATGGTCTGGCGCAATGCCCGTACCAATCACCATTATGGCCCGTATCGTGGTCATGCGAGCGCAGCAGACTTTGTGAAATTCGTCCAGGATCCGCGGGTGCTCACCGTGAGTGAATTGCCGGATCTTTATCATTGA
- a CDS encoding DUF502 domain-containing protein codes for MSFVKRARHFFLTTILGGLLVILPLTIVFILVRLVFRFTFNLIQPLTNLIDIHKDLNEFLASLIAFGVVIAFFFFVGLFIETQLGKRIWHQIESQWLGKLPMYNIIKETVQQFSGQKEMPFRKVVLVDPFNTGAKMTGFITDETDGIYTVFVPTAPNPTNGFVFHMPANQVELLNVETDKALRSIIAIGVGSQDVLNAPRKSNTQSTATSTVNEMDEVER; via the coding sequence ATGTCATTTGTCAAAAGAGCACGACATTTCTTTCTGACCACCATCCTGGGGGGACTGCTCGTTATCCTGCCATTGACCATCGTTTTTATCCTGGTCAGGCTGGTGTTCCGGTTTACTTTCAACCTGATCCAGCCCCTCACGAACCTGATTGACATCCACAAAGACCTCAACGAATTTCTGGCCAGCCTGATCGCATTCGGCGTGGTGATCGCCTTCTTCTTTTTTGTGGGCCTGTTCATAGAGACCCAGTTGGGCAAGCGCATCTGGCATCAGATTGAATCCCAGTGGTTGGGCAAGCTCCCCATGTACAACATTATCAAAGAAACCGTGCAGCAGTTTTCTGGTCAAAAAGAGATGCCTTTCCGCAAGGTGGTACTGGTAGATCCCTTTAACACCGGAGCGAAAATGACCGGATTTATCACCGATGAAACAGACGGCATTTACACGGTATTTGTCCCTACCGCACCTAACCCCACCAATGGATTTGTTTTCCATATGCCTGCCAACCAGGTTGAATTGCTAAATGTCGAAACCGATAAAGCATTGCGTTCGATCATCGCCATTGGGGTTGGTTCCCAGGACGTACTCAACGCTCCCAGGAAATCCAATACCCAAAGTACGGCTACCTCCACCGTTAACGAGATGGATGAAGTGGAGCGATAA
- a CDS encoding glycoside hydrolase family 9 protein — MVLRHNLLGYLPDENKRVILMAEKPVGEGTLIWRRLADLKAYPVNLQPLEQEGWGNWNYYAIDVTKLNTEGAYVLYRGNTPVDTIHVGPSLYGEAREAGLEFMRQQQCGYNPFIGNYCHAKDGISFYGPQGDSVVIDARGGWHDAGDQLKYMITATFATGILLKAYEDYPGGWNDGYDELGDPGANDWEDILDEARWGLDWIIRMHPDPTSLFHQVADDRDHIGWKWPQADSSDYGWGPNSYRPVYAANGLPQGLGKYKSQATGIANIAGRAAAACAIASRIWWNKEEVVKAALYLDAAAHLYNLGKDKPGYQQGNSYGAPYRYLENTWADDMEWAAAEMYATTRDPSFIDEAKKYARMIGAHSVQRYDTARHYEIYPFVNMGHAALFPWVDKKFQDTLAGYYRESLEATLVRAEQSPFGVGHPFIWCSNNVAAALIIQIIEYEKMTGDITYHPLLLRTRDWLLGTNSWGTTMVTGVPFDGDYPKDVHTSIYALTHQVVRGGLVDGPVKASIFKQLQGLTMQNPDEYAAFQNPTVVYHDDIGDYSTNEPTMDGTATLIYVMAYFAGH, encoded by the coding sequence ATGGTCTTGCGGCACAACCTGTTGGGGTATCTACCCGATGAGAACAAGCGGGTTATCCTTATGGCGGAAAAGCCGGTCGGGGAGGGCACGCTGATCTGGCGGCGCCTGGCAGATCTGAAAGCCTATCCTGTAAACCTCCAGCCATTGGAGCAGGAAGGTTGGGGTAACTGGAACTATTATGCTATTGATGTCACTAAACTGAACACAGAAGGGGCATATGTTCTCTATCGCGGAAATACACCGGTGGACACCATTCATGTCGGCCCCTCCTTATATGGTGAGGCGCGCGAAGCAGGACTGGAATTCATGCGTCAGCAACAATGTGGATACAATCCTTTCATCGGGAATTATTGCCATGCTAAAGATGGAATTTCATTTTATGGTCCTCAGGGTGATAGTGTGGTTATCGATGCCAGAGGCGGATGGCACGATGCCGGCGATCAGTTGAAATACATGATCACGGCGACCTTTGCCACCGGGATATTACTGAAAGCCTATGAGGATTATCCCGGAGGCTGGAACGATGGTTACGATGAACTCGGGGACCCGGGAGCCAACGACTGGGAAGATATCCTTGATGAGGCGCGCTGGGGACTCGATTGGATCATCAGGATGCATCCGGATCCTACCAGCCTTTTTCATCAGGTGGCCGATGACCGTGACCATATTGGATGGAAGTGGCCGCAAGCGGACTCATCCGATTACGGTTGGGGCCCCAATTCCTACCGGCCTGTGTATGCTGCCAATGGCCTTCCGCAGGGTTTGGGCAAATACAAGAGCCAGGCCACCGGTATTGCCAATATCGCCGGCAGGGCAGCAGCTGCGTGTGCCATTGCCAGCCGCATCTGGTGGAATAAGGAGGAAGTGGTCAAGGCTGCATTATACCTGGATGCTGCGGCACATCTGTACAACCTGGGAAAAGATAAACCCGGGTATCAGCAGGGTAATTCTTACGGGGCACCATATCGTTACCTGGAAAATACCTGGGCTGATGATATGGAATGGGCGGCAGCTGAAATGTATGCCACCACCCGGGATCCTTCCTTCATCGATGAAGCCAAGAAATATGCCCGGATGATTGGGGCTCACAGTGTGCAGCGCTACGACACTGCCCGGCATTATGAGATCTATCCGTTCGTCAACATGGGACATGCAGCCCTCTTTCCCTGGGTAGACAAGAAATTCCAGGATACGCTGGCAGGCTATTACCGGGAGAGCCTGGAAGCTACACTCGTACGTGCGGAACAGTCGCCATTCGGGGTAGGACATCCATTTATCTGGTGTTCGAACAATGTCGCGGCTGCCCTCATCATCCAAATCATCGAATATGAAAAAATGACCGGTGACATCACCTATCATCCGCTGCTGCTCCGTACGAGGGATTGGTTATTGGGGACCAATAGCTGGGGCACAACGATGGTCACCGGTGTACCCTTTGATGGAGATTACCCGAAAGATGTACACACCAGTATCTATGCGCTCACCCATCAGGTCGTTCGCGGGGGACTAGTGGATGGACCGGTGAAAGCCAGCATCTTTAAGCAATTACAGGGCCTCACTATGCAGAATCCGGATGAATATGCAGCTTTCCAAAATCCGACAGTGGTCTATCACGATGATATCGGGGATTATTCAACCAAT
- a CDS encoding glycosidase encodes MMNEQFKERLQQLYHNHTALIARKNEPVIPGNGIFSRWKFPVVTAAHIPISWRYDLDPKSNPYLMERMGINATFNAGAILLQGKYLMMVRVEGNDRKSFFAIAESPNGVDQFRFWPYPVEMPETEDPDTNVYDMRLTAHEDGWIYGLFCTERKDRKLPHDTTAAVANCGIARTKDLIRWERLPDLISFSGQQRNVVLHPEFIDGKYGLYTRPQDGFIEVGSGGGIGWGLTGNMEHAQVDHEEIIDSKVYHTIKEVKNGQGPPPLKTSAGWLHLAHGVRNTAAGLRYTLYLFLTALDEPWKIVHKPGGYLIAPEGDERVGDVSNVTFSNGWICNERDEVFIYYGSSDTRLHVATTTVDRLLDYVIHTPADPGNTALCVQQRMDLIHHNEQQLKKLLDEGIIS; translated from the coding sequence ATGATGAATGAACAATTTAAAGAACGCCTGCAGCAATTATACCACAACCACACGGCGCTGATCGCCCGGAAAAATGAACCGGTCATCCCGGGCAATGGGATCTTCAGCCGCTGGAAATTCCCAGTTGTCACCGCTGCCCATATCCCAATTTCCTGGAGGTATGACCTGGATCCCAAATCCAATCCTTACCTCATGGAACGGATGGGCATCAATGCAACCTTCAATGCCGGTGCTATCCTCTTGCAGGGAAAATACCTGATGATGGTCCGGGTGGAAGGGAACGATCGCAAGTCTTTTTTTGCCATTGCTGAAAGTCCTAATGGGGTAGACCAGTTTCGCTTCTGGCCCTATCCGGTCGAGATGCCTGAAACGGAAGACCCGGACACCAATGTCTATGATATGCGCTTGACTGCTCACGAAGATGGCTGGATCTACGGCTTGTTCTGTACCGAACGAAAGGACAGAAAGCTACCCCATGATACCACTGCCGCGGTAGCTAATTGTGGCATCGCCCGAACCAAAGACCTGATCCGCTGGGAACGTCTGCCAGACCTGATCAGCTTCTCAGGTCAACAGCGTAATGTGGTATTGCATCCCGAATTCATCGATGGCAAATACGGTTTGTACACCCGACCCCAGGATGGATTTATCGAGGTTGGATCAGGTGGTGGAATTGGCTGGGGTCTCACCGGCAATATGGAACATGCCCAGGTTGATCACGAAGAAATTATAGACAGCAAGGTCTATCACACCATCAAAGAGGTCAAGAACGGCCAGGGCCCCCCACCCCTGAAGACTTCTGCCGGGTGGCTGCATCTGGCGCACGGTGTACGCAATACTGCGGCAGGATTGCGTTACACCCTTTACCTCTTCCTCACGGCATTGGATGAGCCCTGGAAGATCGTCCATAAGCCGGGAGGTTACCTGATCGCTCCGGAAGGTGACGAACGGGTAGGTGATGTTTCGAACGTTACCTTTTCCAACGGCTGGATCTGTAATGAGCGGGATGAAGTCTTCATTTATTACGGCTCTTCCGATACCAGGCTTCATGTTGCAACGACGACGGTGGACCGGTTGCTGGATTACGTCATACACACACCGGCCGATCCCGGAAATACTGCCTTATGCGTGCAGCAGCGTATGGATCTGATCCATCATAATGAACAGCAGCTAAAGAAATTATTGGACGAAGGTATCATCTCATGA
- a CDS encoding DUF4412 domain-containing protein, translated as MRKLGIYFVLSTCLLAFMPPVQGQILNRVLDKTMNKVNNALEEKASDLIADMLARQLEKQLDHYWEELTREAVRQDSIDRAQKGDTAYVDASEAVSRYLSNMNRAADVPEEYVFNWKFDCVMGTGKEEDESVFYYSEGSPVFAIEQEENGGTNLIVIDLDKDLIVMFQTSKKGEKTAQALPNMMNFAGRAAAQSMDSVMANYHIRKGNKQKIVAGYSCQQYLAEDDDHTYEIYVAPELKNIWKDTYGSFMQRFTSLEYQDEFKKVEGMAMESTSTSKKNKKDVNTFEVTKVDHNDVKIQKGDYQFSTQ; from the coding sequence ATGAGGAAGCTGGGGATTTATTTTGTGTTGTCCACTTGTCTGTTGGCATTTATGCCTCCGGTCCAGGGCCAGATCCTGAATCGCGTGCTCGACAAAACGATGAATAAGGTTAACAATGCGCTGGAAGAAAAGGCTTCTGACCTGATTGCCGACATGCTTGCCCGCCAGCTGGAAAAACAATTGGACCATTATTGGGAAGAGCTGACGCGAGAAGCGGTACGGCAGGATTCCATTGATCGTGCCCAAAAAGGAGATACGGCTTATGTGGACGCCAGCGAAGCGGTTTCCAGATACCTGTCCAATATGAATCGTGCTGCAGATGTCCCGGAAGAATATGTATTCAACTGGAAATTTGATTGTGTGATGGGCACCGGCAAGGAGGAAGATGAAAGTGTGTTTTATTACAGCGAGGGGAGCCCGGTTTTCGCCATTGAACAGGAAGAAAACGGAGGGACCAATCTCATTGTCATTGACCTCGATAAGGATTTGATAGTGATGTTTCAGACCAGCAAGAAGGGTGAAAAAACCGCTCAGGCATTACCCAATATGATGAATTTTGCGGGACGTGCCGCTGCCCAGTCCATGGATTCCGTGATGGCCAATTATCACATCCGCAAGGGCAACAAACAAAAAATCGTGGCCGGATATTCATGCCAGCAGTACCTCGCCGAAGATGATGATCATACGTATGAGATTTATGTGGCTCCGGAATTGAAAAATATCTGGAAAGACACGTATGGCAGCTTTATGCAACGGTTCACCAGCCTGGAATATCAGGATGAGTTTAAAAAGGTGGAAGGAATGGCGATGGAAAGCACGTCGACATCCAAAAAGAACAAGAAGGATGTCAACACGTTTGAGGTCACCAAAGTTGACCACAACGATGTCAAAATACAAAAAGGTGATTACCAGTTTTCCACACAATAA
- a CDS encoding T9SS type A sorting domain-containing protein, protein MNGQDLRLVTQLPKKVHETSGIELTGPDQIWTFNDSGGEPELYLCDTSGQLLRTVRIQNAWNRDWEDITQDDAGNFYIGNIGNNNNSNTDLTIFKITNPDATSDSVVEAEVIYFHYEDQHTFPPPEDSLNFDCEALYWYRNHLYLTTKNRTQPFDGEIHTYRIPDTPGTYTAEKIATWSSGGTSMLNFWITAGDVSPDGTKLCLLSSDKLWVFYDFVDDDFFGGKYEVIKLGNFSQKEAVCFLDENTLYITDEELLGGFGRNLYNLKIGTLTTATHAVVDSSSSLLVYPNPCKDWINVEGALKGRILELFDEQGTRQATFTPRENSLRIPLAKYPAGVYYLKMTDNQEKTYLRKVVKSNK, encoded by the coding sequence ATGAATGGGCAAGACTTACGGTTGGTGACCCAGCTGCCTAAAAAAGTCCATGAAACCTCCGGCATTGAACTGACCGGTCCGGATCAAATCTGGACATTCAATGATTCAGGAGGAGAACCCGAGCTTTATCTGTGTGATACCAGTGGTCAACTATTACGGACGGTACGGATCCAGAATGCCTGGAATCGCGACTGGGAAGATATCACTCAGGACGATGCCGGAAATTTTTACATCGGGAATATCGGAAATAACAACAACTCAAATACAGACCTGACCATCTTTAAAATAACCAATCCGGACGCCACATCCGATTCGGTTGTGGAAGCGGAAGTGATCTATTTCCACTACGAAGATCAACATACTTTTCCTCCCCCGGAGGATAGTCTTAACTTTGATTGTGAGGCACTGTACTGGTATCGCAACCATCTGTATCTGACCACTAAAAACCGGACACAACCCTTTGACGGGGAGATACACACTTACCGGATACCGGACACCCCCGGCACCTATACTGCTGAAAAAATAGCCACCTGGTCTTCCGGCGGAACCTCCATGCTGAATTTCTGGATTACCGCTGGTGATGTCAGCCCTGATGGCACCAAGCTCTGCCTGCTTTCAAGTGATAAGCTCTGGGTCTTCTATGATTTCGTCGATGACGATTTTTTTGGCGGCAAATACGAGGTGATAAAACTGGGTAATTTTTCACAGAAGGAGGCGGTCTGCTTCCTGGATGAAAACACACTTTATATTACCGATGAGGAATTACTGGGAGGATTTGGTCGCAACCTGTACAATTTGAAGATCGGTACGCTCACAACGGCTACCCATGCGGTAGTTGACTCCTCTTCGTCGTTACTGGTGTACCCCAATCCCTGTAAAGACTGGATCAATGTCGAAGGCGCATTGAAGGGAAGAATCCTGGAACTCTTTGATGAGCAGGGCACTCGCCAGGCGACCTTCACCCCACGGGAAAACAGCCTGCGAATTCCATTGGCCAAATACCCGGCAGGGGTCTATTATTTAAAAATGACTGACAACCAGGAAAAAACGTATCTCCGCAAAGTGGTCAAGTCAAATAAATGA